One Terriglobales bacterium genomic region harbors:
- a CDS encoding LytTR family DNA-binding domain-containing protein: MGVGDQVWMGKVVTGDPLENGHKPNGRLIIKSGGRVIFVPVDDIDWIEAQANYVRLHLTGRDSHLFRQPISKIAERLDSSRFIRIHRSFVVNVSRIRELQPCNSGEFIVSLRDGKELPCSRSYRHVLRALYSPGSMRE; this comes from the coding sequence GTGGGCGTAGGCGACCAGGTGTGGATGGGCAAGGTAGTGACCGGCGATCCTTTGGAAAACGGTCATAAACCGAACGGTCGGCTGATTATCAAGTCGGGCGGTCGCGTGATCTTTGTTCCTGTAGACGACATCGATTGGATCGAGGCCCAGGCAAACTACGTTCGACTGCACCTTACCGGAAGGGACTCGCACCTCTTCCGCCAACCCATCAGCAAAATCGCGGAAAGACTCGACAGCTCCCGATTCATTCGGATTCATCGCTCTTTTGTCGTGAACGTCAGTCGCATCAGGGAACTACAGCCCTGCAACAGCGGCGAATTTATCGTTTCGCTGCGCGACGGCAAGGAACTGCCTTGCAGCCGAAGCTATCGCCACGTGCTGCGAGCTCTATATAGTCCAGGATCGATGAGAGAGTAA
- a CDS encoding PLP-dependent aminotransferase family protein: protein MKKISSGISPIICIDRKAPKALHEQIYDAYRTAIIDRSLRAGQRVPSTRMLAGELGISRIPILNAYAQLLAEGYFEGRVGAGTVVSKSLPDQVTPIRLRTVPSSKKAPRGPRVLSKRSSLLSPFNNVAWSRGWGPFGVSQVAFDQFPFRIWNSLVTRHCRKVRAESLDYGSPMGSIDLREAVAAYLRTARGVRCEADHIIIVSGSQQALEISTRVLLDPGSSVWMEEPGYRLARSVFAFNGCQIVPVPVDSEGLNVAAGVKQCPNARAAFVSPSHQYPLGVTMSASRRLQLLDWAEGSGSWIIEDDYDSEYRYENMPIPSLQGLDSNSRVIYIGTFSKVLFPSLRLGYIVLPPDLVERFLAARLAMDISPAGFHQAVLADFIREGHFSRHIRRMRLLYGKRRSVLIESIRKQLGLAAEVVGGQAGMHLSLTVKGIDDREIAERAASQRLWLVPLSSSYLRKPARQGFILGFGSTGVEQIPDAVSKLGALLRPN from the coding sequence ATGAAGAAGATATCTTCCGGAATTTCACCGATCATCTGTATTGACCGGAAGGCCCCAAAGGCGCTACACGAACAGATTTATGACGCGTATCGCACGGCGATTATCGATCGCAGCCTGCGCGCGGGGCAGCGAGTCCCGTCGACTCGTATGCTTGCCGGTGAGTTGGGCATCTCACGGATTCCTATCCTGAACGCGTACGCTCAGCTATTGGCGGAGGGCTACTTCGAGGGCCGTGTCGGCGCTGGAACTGTCGTTTCCAAGTCTTTGCCCGATCAAGTTACGCCAATAAGACTCCGCACGGTTCCAAGCTCAAAGAAAGCTCCTCGTGGGCCGCGTGTACTTTCGAAACGGTCTTCTCTTCTGAGCCCTTTCAACAATGTTGCGTGGAGTCGTGGGTGGGGCCCGTTTGGTGTGAGCCAGGTAGCATTTGATCAGTTTCCATTCCGGATATGGAACAGCCTGGTCACGCGTCATTGCAGAAAGGTTCGCGCGGAATCTCTCGATTACGGGAGTCCAATGGGATCGATCGATCTCCGTGAAGCGGTAGCCGCCTATCTCAGGACCGCCCGAGGCGTTCGCTGCGAGGCAGACCACATCATCATCGTGAGCGGTTCCCAGCAGGCGCTCGAGATCTCTACCCGGGTTCTACTGGATCCTGGCAGTTCAGTGTGGATGGAGGAACCCGGATATCGTCTCGCGCGAAGTGTCTTTGCGTTCAATGGCTGCCAGATAGTGCCTGTGCCGGTTGATTCCGAAGGTCTGAACGTGGCCGCAGGTGTGAAGCAATGCCCCAATGCGCGAGCGGCTTTCGTCAGCCCATCTCATCAGTATCCGCTCGGAGTAACGATGAGCGCGTCGCGCCGACTGCAATTGCTCGATTGGGCAGAGGGTTCAGGGTCATGGATCATCGAGGATGACTATGACAGCGAGTACAGGTACGAGAACATGCCTATCCCTTCTCTGCAAGGGCTCGACTCGAATTCGCGTGTGATCTACATCGGGACATTCAGCAAGGTGTTATTTCCGTCCCTTCGGCTTGGCTACATTGTTCTGCCGCCAGATCTGGTGGAACGCTTTCTCGCGGCGAGGCTTGCCATGGACATCAGTCCGGCAGGCTTCCATCAAGCAGTGCTGGCGGATTTTATCCGCGAAGGGCACTTCTCGCGCCATATTCGCCGGATGCGTTTGCTCTACGGTAAACGGCGCAGCGTACTGATCGAAAGCATTCGTAAACAATTAGGGTTGGCGGCAGAGGTGGTCGGCGGACAAGCCGGCATGCATCTTTCTCTCACCGTGAAAGGGATTGATGATCGTGAAATTGCGGAGCGGGCGGCGAGCCAACGGTTGTGGTTAGTCCCCCTATCGTCGTCCTACCTGCGTAAGCCCGCACGGCAAGGATTCATTCTGGGTTTTGGCAGCACGGGAGTGGAACAGATACCCGATGCCGTTAGCAAGCTGGGCGCGCTGCTGAGACCAAACTAA